The Polyangium mundeleinium genome contains the following window.
AGCGCGTCGAGCGCGGCGTCCACGAGCTTCAGCGACGCGGCGTCGCTCCACTCGAGCTCCTCGAGCACGAGCAGGAAGGGCGTCTTGTCCGTGAGGGCGCGGACGAAATCGAAGAACGCTTCCTTGATGTGATCGGCCATGAGGGCCGCGTCGCTGCGCGCGGCCCGGAGCTCGGTGCGCCCCTCGTCGGGGAAATGCAGACCCACGACCTCGCCCAGAAACTCCGTCACGCGCCGTTTGTCGCTGCCGGCGAGGTAGGTCCCGACGAGCGCGCGGAGCTTCTCCTGGCTCGCGTCGGGCGGCTCGCCGGCCGAGATCCCGGCGGCGCTGCGGAGCGCCGAGCCGACGATGGAGAAGGCCGATCCGGCGCGGAGCGGATCGCCGCGGCCAAGGACGACGCTGAGGTTCGGCTTTTCGAGGGAGAGGCGCTCGACGAGCTCGAAGCGAAGGCGCGACTTGCCGGCGCCCGGCTCGCCGAGCACGAGCACGGCCCGCGGCCTCCTGCCCTGGAGCGCCTGCTCGACGTACTTGCAGACGGTGTCGAGCTCCTGGTCGCGCCCGATGTAGGGGCTCTTCTTGCCGAGCAGCGTGCGCACGGCACGCGTGGTCTCGCGCTCGCTGCGCAGCCAGAACTCGCCGAGGTAACTCGTCACGTCGAAGCGCGCGTCGAGGAAGGCGCACGCGACGTCGTTGACGCGCACGGGCCTCGGCCCCTTGCCCCCATCGAGGGTGGGCATGTCGAGCAAGTGAAAGACACCGTCGAGCATCTTGCCCACGGGCGCCTTGTCGTTCGCCTCGGCGTACGCCGCGAAGATGGCCACGCGCGAGCCCTTCGCGAGCCCCGCGATCTCGAGCGCGAGCCTCGCTGCGCGTCGGGCGATCTCGGCGGGGTTGCCCCGGCCTTGGATCTTGATGAGCAGCGCGACGCCCGGCAGCTCGTGGAGCTGCTCGTTTTTCTTCGGATCGACCTCGGCGCGGATCGCGGCGACGACCTCGGGCGGCAGACCACGCGGGGGCTTGTCGGCGAGGAGATCGTCGACGTCGGGGACGGGCTTCGCCGCGACCACGAAATGGAGCTGTTTTTCCAGCGGGCTCATCCGCTCGCTCGCGGGGACGGGCGGCGCCGGCGGGATCGGCGTGAACCTGCGGGCCCAGGGGTCGCTCGGCGAGGCGGGCGGGTAGGTCGTGATGACCGGGTTCGTGCGCCGCTCCGGGAGCGGCGGCCTCGTCGAGGCTTTTTTGGCGATGCCCTCGAGCGTGTTCGCGACGGTGGTGCCGTTCTGCGGCCGCTGCGAGGGATCCTTCGAGAGCATGCGGGCGATGAGCTCCGAGAGCGCGAACGGCACCTCGGGGCGGATCTCCGCGACGCGCGGCACCTCGGCCATCACGATTTTCGCGAGCACGACGTGCTGCGGGCCGCCCTCGAAGGCCCTGCGGCCGGTGAGGCATTCGAAGAGCACGGCGCCGAGGCAAAAGATGTCGGCCGTCGCGTCCACGTTCCCGCCGTAGTCGATTTGCTCGGGCGCCATGTAGCCCACGGTCCCGATGACCACGCCGGTCGAGGTCATGTGGCCGCCCGCGAGGAGCGCGATGCCGAAATCGATCACCTTCACCCGCTCGACGTCGGAGCCGACGAGGTGGATGTTCGAGGGCTTGATGTCGCGGTGCACGACGTCCGCCGCGTGCGCGGCGCCGAGGGCCTGCGCGACGCGATGGCCGAGCTTGAGCGTGTCCTCGATGCGCAGCGGGCCATTTTCGAGCACCTTGTCGAGGCCCCGGCCTTCGAGCCACTCCGTGGCGAGCCAGGGCTCGTTGTCGATCCTGCCGTGGTCGACGTAACGGACGATGTGCGGGTGGTTGCGCAGGTGCCGGGAGAGGATCTCGATCTCGCCGCGAAACCTCCGGAGCAAGCTCTCTTTGGGCGTGGAGCCGTCCCGGGGCTCCGCGACGAACTTGATCGCGACGCGCCCCCGCGTGTCCTTGTCGTAGGCGGGCCAGACGATGCCCATCCCTCCGTGGATGGCCGGCTCCTCCAGCACGAAACGACCGCCGATCACGTCACCTGATTTGTGCACCGCCTACGAGGATGCACCAGCGGTGGGGGAGGAAAGCAAGGGGGACGGGGGCGGGTTCACGGCGGAGCCGGATTTTCCGGCAGCGTGGTCCCCGTCGTCGAGCAGGCTTCGGTGTACCCCTGCTGGCAGGCGCGCTCGCGCAGGTCGCGCTCCCACGGCGGGTAGGGCCGGAGGCCGCCCAGGCTCTCGTGGTGCATCCGGGCGAGGGCCGCGCAGGACTTGCCATGGGCCCTGTCGCAGGCGATCCGGTGGTATTGCACGGCGAGGTTGAGGTCCTGCGGGGCGGGGAAGAAATTTCCCTCCTCGTAGATGCGGCCGAGGTTGTGGCAGGCGAGCGGCTCCTTCTTGTCGCAGGCGAAGCGGTAGAGCTCGAGCGCCCGGCTGAGATCCTGCGGGACGTCCTCGCCGCGCTCCAGGGCGGCGGCGTAGTTGTTGCAGCCGAGGGGTTCGTCCTGGTCGCAGGCGCGGGCGTGCAGGGCGAGCGCGCGGCGCGTGTCTTTGGGCAGGCAGGCGCCTTTCTCGTAGGCATGACCGAGGTTCGTGCATCCGAGCTGCTCGCCGCCCTTGCAGGTGCGCTCGTACGCGGCGACGGCCTTGCACATGTCCTTCGGGACGCCGAGCCCTTTTTCGTAGAGGAATCCGAGGTTGTTGCAGCCGAGCAGATCGCCGCCGTCGCAGGCCTGCGTGAAGAGCTGGCGCGCGCGGTCGAAGTCGACCGGGCCGCCGCGCCCCTGGCGGACGAGGTTGCCGAGGTTTACGCACGAGCCGGCATCGCCGAGCTTGCAGCCGCGCGCGTAGCACTTGCGGGCCCAGGACGGGTCCTCGCCGACGCGCCCGAAATGCGTTTCGCGGATCAGGCCCTCGTTGCGGCAGCCGACGGCGAACCCGAGTTCACACGCTCGGATATAAAGCAGGCCCGCCGAGAAGGTATCCTCCAGCACGCCGAGCCCGTGCTCGTAGAGGTTGCCGAGGTTCGTGCAGGCCTGGCCGCTGTCGAGGTTGCATCCGATGCGATAGAAGTCCGCCGCGCGCGACAGGTCGACGGGCACGCCTTTGCCATTGTGGAGGAGCCACCCGAGGTTGTTGCAACTGCTCGCGTCGCGGTAGGAGCAGCCCTTTTCGTAGTACGAGGCGGCCGTCTCGCTCTCGCTCCCGCCGAGGTCGCCTCGCTCGATCCGGACGCCGAGCTCGGTGCAGCTCGGCCCATCGCCCTTGGCGCAACGCGCGCGGAGCGTTTGGGGGGATGCGGCTGCGACGGCCACAGGGGCCTGCACCTGCGGGATCGCCGGCGTGGCGCAGCCGAGGAGCGCCGCGACGGGGAGGGCGAGGAGGACAGATCGCATGGCAGGGTCGGAGCTAGCCGAGCCGCGCCCAGGATCCAAGAGGCTCGGCGCGTAGCTTTTTGCGCAGCCAAGAAGCCCTTGCGGACCTTGCCACGGCGCGCGAGGTTGGATAAGAGCACGCGCACCGAAGCTTCTTCTTCGCCCGGATTCACGGGTCATCTTTCGGACCATGCAGGGAAACGAGCTCGTCGCCGTCACGCGGCCCTTTGCCTCCGAGAATCGGGCCCGCAGCGTTTATCACGTCGCCTCGACGTTCGCGGTCCTCGCGCTCGCGACGGCCGTGGCCGCGGCCGCGCCGTACAAGCCGCTCCGGATCCTCGGCAGCGTGATCGAGGGGCTCGTGATCGTGCGCGCGTTCATCCTGTCGCACGACTTCCATCACGGCGCGCTCCTGCGCAAGTCCAAGGTGGGCAGCGTGATCTTCGGCCTCTACGGCGCGCTCGTGCTCACGCCGCCTCGGGTCTGGCGGCAGACGCACAACTACCACCACGCGCACACGGCGAAGATCGTGGGCGCGCAGATCGGCTCGTACCCGGTGATGACGGTGGAGATGTGGAAGCGGGCGCCGCGCAGCAAGCGGATCGCGTATGCGCTCGCCCGCCACCCGCTGACGATCCTCTTCGGCTACGTGACGATCTTCCTCGCCGGGATGTGCATCTCGGCCTTCCTGCGCAATCCCAAGGAGAACTGGGATTCGGCGGCGGCGTTCGTCCTGCACGCGGCGCTCGTCTCGACGATCACGTATTTCTTCGGCTGGGAGATGACGCTGCTCGTCCTCGTGGGCCCGCTGTTCATCGCGTGCGCGCTCGGCTCGTATCTCTTTTATGCGCAGCACAACTTCCCGGGCGTGCACATGCAGCCGCGGCAAACCTGGACGTTCGCGCGCGCGGCCGTGGAGTCATCGAGCTTCATGCGCTGCGGGCCGATCATGAGTTATTTCACGGGGGACATCGGGTATCACCACGTGCACCACCTGAACGCGGCGATCCCGTTCTACCGGCTGCGCGAGGCGATGGCCGCGATCCCCGAGCTCCAGGTCGAGCCGCAGACGAGCCTGTCGCCGCGCGACATCCTGCATTGCTTCTCGCTGAAGTTGTGGGACCCGCAGACCGGCAAGATGGTGCCGTACCCGAAGGACGCACCCCCGGAAGAAGTGGCGGAGCCGGCCTGATCTAGCGGGCCATGCGGCGGACGTAGGCTCGCAGCGCCTGCACGTCGGCGTCCGTGAGATCGGTGTTCGAGGGCATCATCATGCTCTTGCCCACGGCGCGGCCGCCCAAGCGGATGATGCGCTCGATCGATTCGTCCTTCGTGGCGGTTTGCCATTCCGGATCGCCGAAATCACGCGGCCGCGGGAGGAGGTTCACCGCGGCCGGGCCGTCGCCGCGCCCGTTCACCCCATGGCACGGGGCGCATCGGAGCTCGTAGAGCTTGCGCGTCTCTTCGAGCGCGGCGCCCGTGAGCGCTTGCCGCGGTGCCTCCTGCTCCACGGAGAGCCGCGCGAGCGGGCGGGCATAAGGCATGAACGGCCAGGGGATCCCCACGAGAAGACACACGAGCGCGAGGCCCGCGCCCCACGCAGCGCGCTTGTGCTTGTCGCCGTCGCTCGTGCTTCGCCGCACGCGCACGCGGCCGACGTGGGCGCAGGCGAGCGCGAGCACCATGGAGAAGGCGTGCTCCACGAGGAAAAACCGGAGCGCCGAGGAGCGCATCGCGCCCGCGGGATCCTGGAAGGCGAGGTGCGTCATGGGGCTCAGCCACAGGTACATCACGAGGCCGAGCGTGATCTGGAGGTCGAGCGAGGCGAC
Protein-coding sequences here:
- a CDS encoding fatty acid desaturase family protein, whose amino-acid sequence is MQGNELVAVTRPFASENRARSVYHVASTFAVLALATAVAAAAPYKPLRILGSVIEGLVIVRAFILSHDFHHGALLRKSKVGSVIFGLYGALVLTPPRVWRQTHNYHHAHTAKIVGAQIGSYPVMTVEMWKRAPRSKRIAYALARHPLTILFGYVTIFLAGMCISAFLRNPKENWDSAAAFVLHAALVSTITYFFGWEMTLLVLVGPLFIACALGSYLFYAQHNFPGVHMQPRQTWTFARAAVESSSFMRCGPIMSYFTGDIGYHHVHHLNAAIPFYRLREAMAAIPELQVEPQTSLSPRDILHCFSLKLWDPQTGKMVPYPKDAPPEEVAEPA
- a CDS encoding SEL1-like repeat protein translates to MRSVLLALPVAALLGCATPAIPQVQAPVAVAAASPQTLRARCAKGDGPSCTELGVRIERGDLGGSESETAASYYEKGCSYRDASSCNNLGWLLHNGKGVPVDLSRAADFYRIGCNLDSGQACTNLGNLYEHGLGVLEDTFSAGLLYIRACELGFAVGCRNEGLIRETHFGRVGEDPSWARKCYARGCKLGDAGSCVNLGNLVRQGRGGPVDFDRARQLFTQACDGGDLLGCNNLGFLYEKGLGVPKDMCKAVAAYERTCKGGEQLGCTNLGHAYEKGACLPKDTRRALALHARACDQDEPLGCNNYAAALERGEDVPQDLSRALELYRFACDKKEPLACHNLGRIYEEGNFFPAPQDLNLAVQYHRIACDRAHGKSCAALARMHHESLGGLRPYPPWERDLRERACQQGYTEACSTTGTTLPENPAPP
- a CDS encoding serine/threonine-protein kinase, which encodes MHKSGDVIGGRFVLEEPAIHGGMGIVWPAYDKDTRGRVAIKFVAEPRDGSTPKESLLRRFRGEIEILSRHLRNHPHIVRYVDHGRIDNEPWLATEWLEGRGLDKVLENGPLRIEDTLKLGHRVAQALGAAHAADVVHRDIKPSNIHLVGSDVERVKVIDFGIALLAGGHMTSTGVVIGTVGYMAPEQIDYGGNVDATADIFCLGAVLFECLTGRRAFEGGPQHVVLAKIVMAEVPRVAEIRPEVPFALSELIARMLSKDPSQRPQNGTTVANTLEGIAKKASTRPPLPERRTNPVITTYPPASPSDPWARRFTPIPPAPPVPASERMSPLEKQLHFVVAAKPVPDVDDLLADKPPRGLPPEVVAAIRAEVDPKKNEQLHELPGVALLIKIQGRGNPAEIARRAARLALEIAGLAKGSRVAIFAAYAEANDKAPVGKMLDGVFHLLDMPTLDGGKGPRPVRVNDVACAFLDARFDVTSYLGEFWLRSERETTRAVRTLLGKKSPYIGRDQELDTVCKYVEQALQGRRPRAVLVLGEPGAGKSRLRFELVERLSLEKPNLSVVLGRGDPLRAGSAFSIVGSALRSAAGISAGEPPDASQEKLRALVGTYLAGSDKRRVTEFLGEVVGLHFPDEGRTELRAARSDAALMADHIKEAFFDFVRALTDKTPFLLVLEELEWSDAASLKLVDAALDALRDRDFAVLALSRPDVRERLPGLWEGREVQDVRLHPLHKDDAARIVRSALGPQTPRAVVDRIVELGAGNAFYLEELIRAVNEGRGGALPESVLGMVDARIDSKSLDDEARRVLRAASIFGEAAWEGALGPIVFGHNEPTGSLGKTLDKLCNCELLTRRRQSRFAGETEYAFRHPLLREAAYARLTDDDLQLGHKRAAEWLLAAGESDKSVLALHFERAGDGPRAVEFYVHAAEQALSGGALEAAIDLAKRGLALGADGEAAAELWAIATDAQSWRSSHARAYEAARCAFLFARPGSRHHARALGGAIRSALAQGDAQGTAELFHKLLDERPAPDAVLALSWAFSATIDALLDHEPAAALPYLERMRLVTAAAAEREPVVAAWMLHTHAHWTRAVEQDPGAALGLDRESVLRFKTIGDRRYLPYARIHVGLDLLLLGAHEQADKALREGLDQEPEGSLTSIVGSTFEALRSLERGAFVPARAMAEDVAAQAESRGERLAARRALLLAARASIALGELDKADRMLGALRAASTPPGALYGVRAAFFLASKKPDKTLTLLDRALALRPSRGAHPAPAPPELTLLRVEALLLLGAHHEARATLAAARADIHKRAATLLDDELRSSFLKGRAANARLLQLCKEWLADEPGDDPNRRLIILPTP
- a CDS encoding c-type cytochrome, with the protein product MLYPIVLTLHSWLRWIVLGLGLAATVASANAARGRSGAYERLHDRLGLFFVASLDLQITLGLVMYLWLSPMTHLAFQDPAGAMRSSALRFFLVEHAFSMVLALACAHVGRVRVRRSTSDGDKHKRAAWGAGLALVCLLVGIPWPFMPYARPLARLSVEQEAPRQALTGAALEETRKLYELRCAPCHGVNGRGDGPAAVNLLPRPRDFGDPEWQTATKDESIERIIRLGGRAVGKSMMMPSNTDLTDADVQALRAYVRRMAR